Genomic segment of Triticum aestivum cultivar Chinese Spring chromosome 6A, IWGSC CS RefSeq v2.1, whole genome shotgun sequence:
CAGCCGGACACGCATGTTTGTTTTTGTTTCCATTGTCATCTTAAATGGACGAAATTCAGATAAAACAGACGTTCGGTTTAGAGTCgtacggtggagttggccttaccacCGTCCCGACCATAAATAGCCGGTGAAACGGCTTCGATCTGACCCGTCGAACTCACCAACTTAATTCGCTAGTCCTACCTTCGTTTCACCTGCAGGCTAGCTAGCCAGCGCTCAGTCTGAACCAGGAACACGCATGGTAGTTGAGTAACCTCGGAGTGCATATTTTTTTGCAGTAAAAACGGCATGAAATTAAAAAGCCACGAGAGTTAGTGCGAGGCGTGGAAGAGCATGAGAGCATGAGGCGCGGTTGGTGTGTGAATGACCAACATAACTACGTACGGCTAGATTCTCGGATACAGGGGCCACATACGTGCAGCCCGTGGATCTCACTGCTACTGCCATCACTACCACATACGTACTACGCACGTACGCATATAGGCTGGTCATTTCAGTCGTTCACGTACATATATACCGAGCGGATGTGGACAAATTAAAAGTTGGCGTGCAATTAGTTAGGATCCCAATATTTCGGGACGCCAGAAGAAAAATAGCTAGACAGACCACCGCGTACGTAACATCAGTGACCAATATAAGCATGGTTctactttctatatatgaacatcTAATTACGCAGGTGCGTGCCACGCCTAACATCACTCTCGTCGGCGCATGATGCTCCGTTAGTTAGACAGCGACGCCCTATCAACCTCATCATCGTCCACCGATCGACGACAGCTGCTCGTCGGTATATGCATGTTGCGGCAACGTCGTATGCACCAAAAGGGTACAAGAATTGATTGATGGCGCCAATTTGATACTAGCTGCATACGTAATTTTCATTAAGGCCCGAGACCTCATAAACCGTCGTTTTCGTTGTAGGTAGGCAGGAGTAGTCAGCTACCTCCACCCATGCAGCGACGTCGACGTGCTACCCCGATCCTACCTGGGAATGTTCAGAGAAATGTGACAACGCGCGCCTCATTTCTGAAACTTGGAGAAAATGTTCACATACTCAAGCTCGAATTCAGACGCAGGAGCCGACAGTTCAGGAGCACACGCGTACGTGCACCGTGCAGCCGCACGTACGTACTGTATTATAATACTAGTACTCACTAGGAACATACAAGCCGTAAGGCAGATGCAGGTTTCAATGAGCTGCAGGTACACAAAAACATCTCGCCGGCAGTGGGTAACTCCCCGTGGTAATTAACCAGCATACAGTGACCCCTGTACTTGGCCGATCGGGTAACTTGCCGGAGCCGGCAGGAGGAAGCTAGCCAAGTCGAAATCCATGTACTTGACCTGCTGCTTCGGCTCCGATCCATCTCATCTTATCTCATCTCATCTCAGAGTTAACTCTGTGTTTCATCCTCCATCGTGTCTCTCTGGGGAGGGAACACAGGAATTCAATGGCCTCCATAAGAAGGTGAGTGAACCAACCTTGGATCCACCCATCCATCCAGCGGCAGCTTATTAACTTCACCCTCCCGTAATGGCAGAGTACTCCTCTGTCGAGTGTCGACTGAGCCCCGCCGGCCCACCCTGTAAAACCCAGGGCATGTGCACCTGCTAGCTCGAAGGTTCGTCTGTCTACTCTAAACTGTCTGTAGCTTGGCAGATTTTCATTTCACCCccatgcctgcctgcctgcctgcctagaTTTAACTGCTGCTCAGAGACACACGTACCTGAATTCATCTATGGACACTATAAATAATAAACTGTTTGCAGCTTGGCAAATGATTTCACCAATGCTTGGCTGCATGCCTAGATTTAACTGCTGCTCAGAGACACACGTACCTGAATTCTTGAGTAAATGCCGCGCGGCTGAGGGTTGGGGATGGATTGGGCCCCTGCCTACGGCATTGTACTGCTTGGGCACAGATCCATCTAATTTTACATACATATGGATGGGGTTCCGCTTCCACAAACCATAATCCCTTGCTAGCTAGAGTCCTAGAGCCTGGAGGGGAGGAGACAGGCAATTATATGACGAGGCGGTGGAATGGTGCTTGTCGACTCATCGATTGATCGATCAAGGTGGTACCTAACCGTTGGTTGATCTCCATATTGATGGTGCTTGTTCTGCCGGTTTGGTTTAGCACCGGAGTAGCAATCTTGAGATGGATACTGTGGAGTGTGGAGTATAACTGTAACTGGCAAGCTCATAGTGGCTGATTTGAGCATTGTTAGGTTGGATTGTTAGTGCAAACCACAATCTAGTGATGAAAGTGCATGTGGGCTGTTGTAATTAAGATCTGCTTCTCATTGGGAAGGTTATAGCAGCTGCTACTGCATACAGCTCACCTGAATCTAGGCGTCATTGCGTAGATGTTAGACAGATCCAACTGCCCTCTTGAATGAATAACAAGTTGCCTTAGGTCACTGTGAATAAACAACCGTACGAAATGGATAGACCATCATCTCTTCACTCACTTCTCCAGAGTATGCCATTTCGATTTTCGAAAAATAAAACTTCTCCAGAGTACAGTACTCTGTGAAATTCATAAGCACTTTGTTCTTTCATAACTGAAACGCAGGGACATTTCATGTTTTATTGCAGCTCGACTTGATGACGAGTACTAGTTGCACTAAGATTCATCTGGTGTGCAGATATTCGGCTAGATCGGAATTTATTCACCACTATGGTACTCGAAATCGTCCTACCAGATGCCACACGCAATTGAACCGAGTTGCGTGTGTGCTTGCATACTAGTGGTGCTGAACATTGAGATACCTCCCTAATCAACCAACTGTTATTCGGAGGGTAAGCAGAAGTGCTCTCACAAAGGTGATTAATTGCAGCACACACTAACAAGAAATCTGTTTCTGGCTCAGTCAGAGGCAGCTCATCATTCATGTGAAACAGCCTGCAAAGATCCAATGCGCGTCTGAAAATGCACACACCAACCAAACCCCAAAACCGGCAAGGAATTGACAGTAAACCGCGGGACATAATTACCGGAGAATTAAAGGTCCACGCCAGGCACTGTGACCAGCACAGCAGTGCACCAACCACACGTCGTACCGGGCCACGCGGAGTAAATTCCGGCGACGACGACATGATCCAACCAAGTGGCCACTCACGCACTCACTAGATGGATGCACAAGTGCCTACCTAGACGGATAGATGCTCTATAAATGGCGACTGCACGCAACGTTTCAGTGCATCCACCAAGTGTACACGCATACACTAGCTACTACATCTCACTTTCAGTGGCAACTGGCAAGTGAGTGTGGAGCGATAGCAGCAATGGCGGCCTCCTCGTGGCAAGTGGCCCTTCTCGCCGTCGCGCTCTGCCTGCTCCCCGCACtgccggcggcgggcgcggcccGGGCCTTCTTCATCTTCGGCGACTCGCTGGTGGACAACGGCAACAACAACTACCTCATGACGTCGGCGCGCGCCGACTCGTGGCCCTACGGCATCGACACCCCGGACCACCGCGCCACGGGGAGGTTCTCCAATGGCAAGAACGTCGTCGACCTCATCAGTTGAGTAGCAAGCTCGTGCATTCATGGATGCTCTTCACCAGCCGTCGGTGGTATTTAGAGGGCTTGGCTAACTAATGATTGATTAACAATGTTGCACGCAGGCGAGCAGATAGGATCCGTGCCGGTGCTGCCGTATCTTAGCCCCGAGCTGGACGGCGAGAACCTGCTCGTCGGCGCCAACTTCGCCTCCGCCGGCATCGGAATCCTCAACGACACCGGCATCCAGTTCGTACGTGCTTCCTTCACCGATCCATCCATCGTTTAATGCACACTTCATTCAACAATTAACTCTACTGTACACACTCTCTAATGCATGCATCGTGCAGGCCAACATCATCCGGATCTCGAAGCAGCTGACCTACTTCGAGCAGTACAAGCACCGGCTGGCCAAGCTCTACGGCCCGGAGCGGGCGGCGCGGGTGGTCGGCGGCGCGCTGACGCTCATCACGCTCGGCGGCAACGACTTCGTCAACAACTACTACCTGGTGCCCTACTCGGCCCGCTCCCGGGAGTTCTCCCTCCCCGACTACATCAAGTACATTTTGTCCGAGTACAAGCAGGTGCTCCGCCGCATCCACGGCCTCGGCGCGCGCCGCATCCTCGTCACCGGCGTCGGCCCCATCGGCTGCGTGCCCGCCGAGCTCGCCATGCACAGCCTCGACGGCAGCTGCGACCCCGAGCTGCAGCGCGCGTCCGAGGCCTACAACCCGCAGATGGAGGCCATGCTCAACCAGCTCAACGCCGAGGTCGGCAGCGGGAACGGCAACGGCGCGGTGTTCGTGGCAGTGAACACGCGCCGCGCGCACGACGACTTCATCGCCGACCCCAAGGCATACGGCTTCGTCACCGCCACCGAGGCCTGCTGCGGCCAGGGCCGGTTCAACGGCATCGGCATCTGCACCATGGTGTCCAGCCTCTGCGCCAACCGCGACGAGTACGTGTTCTGGGACGCCTTCCACCCCACGGAGCGCGCCAACCGCCTCATCGCCCAGAACTACCTCACCGGCTCCACCGACTACATCTCCCCCATGAACCTCTCCACCATCCTCCATCTCGACCGCCACCTCCACGACTAGAAGATCGATGGTTCAGCCTCGATCATTTGCAGTTCGATTGCTTATGCTTTTTCGCACATGGCCTTCTTGATTTTGTCAAACAAAACGTTAATAATATAGTATTCAGTAAGTACGTGTACGTTATTTCAGCTAGTGTGTCAGGTTGAGGTTCTAGCTAGTTTTGTGATACGTGCTCAGCTAGCTAGCCAGCAGATAAATCCATGGTTACAATCGAGGTACTTGTGGTGTCATATCCGTGTACGTGTCGTGTATCTAGTACAGCCGGGTGGGTGATAATTGAATCATGGATATCTGGCCCATGATTGTTCAGTTTTGCTAGTTTCATTGTCTGAATCGATTTTCGGCCCCGCTTGCATATCTGGCCCATGTTTTACACCTTGTTTGGTTGCCCACAAAACACTGGATGCATTACGGCTAGAGCTGCAAGAAAAACTCGAGACTCGTGAGCCACTCGAAATCGACTCGTTTTTTgactcgactcgagatcgactTGAAAAGAAACAAGTTAagtttgaacactttatgtagctcgacTGAGAAACGAGCCGATCTTGAGCCAATATTGGCTCcctcgattttagctcgatagctcgacagaatatcattatgttaaatgatcatgccatatattaaatgAAAATAAGATGATTTATTACCATATATGTTGTCCATATTTTATCTCCATTTTATTTATCAACGAATATGGAGACTTAATTAAGTGCAGAGAAGATTTAGGCCTAATTATGGCACGTGGTCGACTATGTGTTAAATATCCTATATTTTTTGCAAAGGTTCCCAGCATATTCaccttaatttttttgtttttcattcatagatttataatttttaccatctcatttagctcgaaactagctcgagatcgactcgagatcgttacaagctgagcacgagtcatgttctacagctcgatcatgagcttcacttagtttgagctcgctcgaattttcatatgagttgagctgagccaactTCAACTCGCTCAAACTCGACTCTTTGAAGCCCTAATTACGGCAACAAACTAACCTCAAGCGTTTGGTTGCTGCCCGCGTTTTATAATTTTCGACTCAGCTTATGCGATGTGCTTTGTTTGGTTGCCTTGTGTCTGATGTGATTACCTTGCACCCCGATGTGGTGAGCTTACCAGCTAGCACTCAAATCAATGCTTTTACTGCATGTTACAACACAACAAAACTACAATAAATTGGACGAAAATATGAAGTTCTTCAGCTCACTTAACCCGATCTGACATGCACCCTTGCCTTTCATGATTGCTCTTCTCTTAGAGCACAAACTTGTACTACtaatcctctctctcctctctaGTCACAAATCCTCTATAGGAACTATTCTTGTAACCGTTCATCTCTTCATGGCATGTCTAAGTACATGACATCCACTTCATCTACCAAGACAGAAGAGCAAGATTTCAACAAGCAATATTAGCAACACATAACACAACATATGGAATAGAAGCAACATAAGGATGCATCACTACCAGGAGAAACCCTATAGATAGACGCTTAACAACAACGCTGGGGAGGGAGCCCGCACTATTGTTACTTAGTAGCAACGTGGGGATTAATACCGCGCTACAAATAACCAGTAGTAGCAACGCAGGCTTGCCAATCCCGCTCTACTACTAAGAGGGTCCAACGGTACCCCCGGGACAGGACATATAGTAGAAGCGTGCTCTTTAGGACCCGCGCTGCAACTATTAAAGCAGCAGAAGTGTGGGTCGTGTAACCCATGCTGTTGCTATTTATACACCGGGCCAGGTGGTGGGCCCCACATAGAAATAGTGCCGGCCACCAGAAAGGCGCTATAGGTAGCTGCCTTAGCAGTATCGCGGTCCtacaccccgcgctactgctaagctccGCTTATCCTTTCTCGGTCGTCCCTTTCCTCCTCACTCTCACTTCTTCGCTCTGCTGTTGCTTCATCTCATGGTTGTCGTTGTTGCCCTTCGTTGCCCTCGCCCACCGCCGTTGTAGTCGCCCCCGAGGTATCTCTCTCCATCTTCCTCccgtcgccctcctccctcctcctcctatcTCCGGCCGCcatccatcctcctcctcctgtctcctccctccctcttcctcccgcCAGCCTCCTATGGGCGCCTTCTTCCCTCCTCCTCCTGTCTCCTACCTAGTAATAGAATAGAAAATTTAGAAATATAGTAGAAAATATAAAAACTAGTAATAGACTAAAAGTATAAAACTAGTAATATAATAGAAAAATTTCTGTAAAAAAATAGTAATAGAATAGTAATTTTCAGTAAACAAATATAGTAATAGAATAGAAAATTTTAGGTGTCGAATAGTTTTTGTTGAATACAGAGATGTTTTAGGTTTTGAAACAAATATGAAAAAATTACGTATTTACATTAACCAAATACCTATAAATATTTTAGGTatcaaataaaatataaaaatgttGTTACCAATTATATTGCGAACTATCTTTATGTCTTTTTTTGACTGGAAACTATGGGGCAACAACGCCACAGTACTTTATTCATAATCAAAACCCCACAAATACAAATGTTTATCAGTACTTAAAAGTAAAACAACTAATACTACTTACCTATGTAAACCCATACATACCTATAATACataaatagttgatccccactacaCCTAATTCTCTTAACATGCAACTCTCCACGTCACCATTGTTCCATGTCAGCATTCCCACTAGCCTATTTCTCAATTTTTCACTAGAGAAAACTATTCAGTCGTGGCCCTTTTCCGGACGAGGCCCTTAGCCGGGACACATCTCCAGCCCTCCATCGCCTCCCCTCCCCTCTACGGACCAGCTTATCTCTGAGAGCGTCAAGACCAAAATTTTGCTAGAGGCTTCCGTGCAATAATTTTGGAAATAGAAGTAGGTGACAAGGATCCGCGGTCCAGTTTTTTCTCAGATCGTAGATTGGATGTCAGATTTGACAACTCCACCGCAGCAACACAGAGTTTAGGTCTGACTTCAATGCCCAGAAACCATATTGTTTCTCTATGGACCGGTATGATTTTTGCTATAAAAATTTGCTGGGATTTTCTTAAACATGACCTGCAGTTGGTTCTCTATATTTTACTTTGGGGCAGCAGCATGTTGTTCATCTGAGTTTGCATTAGTCAAGATTGCATCAGTCCTTTCATGGATATGCTACATCTGTCAATCCCTTCACCCATGTCTTCGTTAATCAAGCCTTTTGTTGTACGCAGAATTGCACAAACACTTATTTGATTGCTTATGTCTATAAATGGAATTGCATTAGCCGGTTAAGATTTCAAACATGTTTTCTTTTTTCTCGCTACTCTGATGTATCATTTCATTTGAAGGCGTTTATAATGTTGGCCTAATCTCATTTTTGTGATTAGATAAGATATTAATCATATATGTACACCCATCTTCTTGGGGACAATCAAACATTCTTGTCCCATTTCTATTGTTTCTTTGGCTTGCTATGCAGGCTACACTGAAGGCATTGGCAAAGCCATTAATTGGTTATCGGATGTAATAATCTTTACTCTTTCGAGAGACCTTCCTATTTGAATTGTTCCCATGGGTGGTCGGAAATCCAAATTGCCCTGCTTTGAACGTGTGTTTTCTTAAAATCATAGGATTGATGGCCTATTTTAGGGCAGTCGCAGACTAAAGCTATGAATTATACTACTATGTTTGCTTCATGAAGGTATTTGGAAAGAAAAAGGAGCCGAAAGACTTCACCATACAAATGTGCAATGTATTGGATAACCATAAATATGACACTGAGGGTTTTTAACAGGGCCGTACCGGGGAAAATGGAGGCCCGGTGCGAAGTCAGAAAATGGGCCCTCGGCATAGCAAGTGACGATGAGGAAAACAAGATCTAATTGTTATTATTATTAGGATTATATATCACGTTGGTACAGAGTACAATCTTCTGAATAACATCTAGAGATTTTCAGAAGAAAGGTTTGGTTCTTTAACAACAAACCTATCAAGACCACCTTTTAGAGATTCAGTGAGTATCTTTTTTTCTGACGTTTTTCATATCCTGACTGGCACTTCCTAATTCTAGAGGACATTGCAGAAAGTAAAATAAGCGACACA
This window contains:
- the LOC123128967 gene encoding GDSL esterase/lipase At5g33370 isoform X2 — its product is MAASSWQVALLAVALCLLPALPAAGAARAFFIFGDSLVDNGNNNYLMTSARADSWPYGIDTPDHRATGRFSNGKNVVDLISEQIGSVPVLPYLSPELDGENLLVGANFASAGIGILNDTGIQFANIIRISKQLTYFEQYKHRLAKLYGPERAARVVGGALTLITLGGNDFVNNYYLVPYSARSREFSLPDYIKYILSEAYNPQMEAMLNQLNAEVGSGNGNGAVFVAVNTRRAHDDFIADPKAYGFVTATEACCGQGRFNGIGICTMVSSLCANRDEYVFWDAFHPTERANRLIAQNYLTGSTDYISPMNLSTILHLDRHLHD
- the LOC123128967 gene encoding GDSL esterase/lipase At5g33370 isoform X1 — its product is MAASSWQVALLAVALCLLPALPAAGAARAFFIFGDSLVDNGNNNYLMTSARADSWPYGIDTPDHRATGRFSNGKNVVDLISEQIGSVPVLPYLSPELDGENLLVGANFASAGIGILNDTGIQFANIIRISKQLTYFEQYKHRLAKLYGPERAARVVGGALTLITLGGNDFVNNYYLVPYSARSREFSLPDYIKYILSEYKQVLRRIHGLGARRILVTGVGPIGCVPAELAMHSLDGSCDPELQRASEAYNPQMEAMLNQLNAEVGSGNGNGAVFVAVNTRRAHDDFIADPKAYGFVTATEACCGQGRFNGIGICTMVSSLCANRDEYVFWDAFHPTERANRLIAQNYLTGSTDYISPMNLSTILHLDRHLHD